A window of Nitrospirota bacterium genomic DNA:
GGGCATGCCCTTCTTGACGAGATAATCGGCAAGGTCGGTCGCGGTGATGAAGCCGTCCTCCGCCGCTCTCCGCATCGCTTCCCGGTTGATAGTGACGCTTTTCAGCATGTCCGTGAAGACGGCGAGCGTGAGCGAGACCGTGTCAGCGGCGTCGAAGAGGGGCTCCTTGTCCTCCTGCATGTCGCGGTTGTACGCGAGAGGAAGGCCCTTCATGATGGTAAGGAGCGTCATGAGGCCGCCGTAGACGCGGCCGGTCTTGCCCCGGGTGAGCTCCGCGACGTCGGGGTTCTTCTTCTGGGGCATGATCGACGACCCCGTGGCAAAAGCATCGGAGATCGTGATGAACCCGAATTCCGAGCTTGACCAGATCACGAACTCCTCGGCCAGGCGCGAGAGGTGCATCATGATCTGGGAGCAGGCCGCCGCAAACTCGATGGCAAAGTCACGGTCCGAAACCGCATCGATGCTGTTCTCGCAGACGCCGCTGAATCCCAGCTGCCTGGCGACGAACTTCCGGTCGATGGGGAGCACGGTCCCGGCGAGGGCGCCGGCGCCGAGGGGCATGACGTTCACCCTGCGGAAGCAGTCCTCGAGCCGCCCACGGTCGCGCTCGAACATCTCGTAATAGGCGAGCAGGTGGTGGCCGAGCAGCACCGGCTGGGCGCGCTGCAGATGCGTGTACCCCGGAAGGATCACGTCCTGGTGCGCGTGAGCAAGCCCGACGAGCGTCTTCTGGAGCGCCGCGAGCAGGTCGTGAATGTCGGCGATCTCGTCGCGCAGGTACATCCGGATGTCGAGTGCGACCTGATCGTTCCTGCTCCGTGCCGTATGAAGCTTCCCGCCCACAGGACCGAGCTTCTCGATCAGCCTGCTTTCGATGTTCATGTGGATGTCTTCCAGCTCCGCGCTGAACGTGAACGCCCCCGATGCGATCTCCCGCAGGATATCTTCAAGCCCGCGCAGGATCCGGTCCGACTC
This region includes:
- the argH gene encoding argininosuccinate lyase, which codes for MNKKTAIPRKKKTAKKSAAKSKPWSGRFKEATNQLVEEFTASIPYDWRLYPYDIAGSMVHASMLARQKIITTKESDRILRGLEDILREIASGAFTFSAELEDIHMNIESRLIEKLGPVGGKLHTARSRNDQVALDIRMYLRDEIADIHDLLAALQKTLVGLAHAHQDVILPGYTHLQRAQPVLLGHHLLAYYEMFERDRGRLEDCFRRVNVMPLGAGALAGTVLPIDRKFVARQLGFSGVCENSIDAVSDRDFAIEFAAACSQIMMHLSRLAEEFVIWSSSEFGFITISDAFATGSSIMPQKKNPDVAELTRGKTGRVYGGLMTLLTIMKGLPLAYNRDMQEDKEPLFDAADTVSLTLAVFTDMLKSVTINREAMRRAAEDGFITATDLADYLVKKGMPFREAHEIVGRAVLRALELGCGLNTMPIEEYQRLSDLIGDDVYRALSVERSVSRRSSYGGTAPVNLRKRLQTLMQKR